Proteins encoded together in one Polaribacter reichenbachii window:
- a CDS encoding acetate/propionate family kinase gives MKILVLNAGSSSLKYQLIEMPAETVKCVGIVERIGMQDAIFTHEKDDKKHTEVLPILNHEIGLKKVAEALLNKELGVISSVDDIEAVGHRVVHGGNKFSKTVIVNQEVKDNIKELFDLAPLHNPANLTGIEIAENIFTSAKQIAIFDTAFHQTMPREAYQYAIANSYLDEHKIRAYGFHGTSHKYVSEKAIEYLGKKSKNLLSIHLGNGCSITAIKDGKCIDTSLGLGPANGLIMGTRSGDIDHSVVFFLMKKFNKTAEEVNNLLQKQSGMKGLTGFSDLREISEKAASGNEDCQNALNLAAYRIKKYIGAYATILNGLDAIIFTAGIGENSAIMRKLACENLDFLGINLDEKKNKVRSKEIREIQTESSKVKVLIIPTNEEIEIAKQSYNLIK, from the coding sequence ATGAAAATTTTAGTTTTAAACGCAGGATCATCATCCTTAAAATATCAATTGATAGAAATGCCTGCAGAAACTGTAAAATGCGTGGGTATTGTAGAAAGAATTGGTATGCAAGATGCTATTTTTACACATGAAAAAGACGATAAAAAACATACTGAAGTTTTACCAATTTTAAATCATGAAATAGGGTTAAAAAAAGTAGCTGAGGCTTTACTAAATAAAGAATTAGGTGTTATTTCTTCTGTTGATGATATTGAGGCTGTTGGCCACAGAGTAGTTCATGGAGGAAATAAATTTAGCAAAACAGTTATTGTAAATCAAGAAGTTAAAGACAACATAAAAGAATTATTTGATTTAGCTCCTTTGCATAACCCTGCTAATTTAACAGGCATTGAAATTGCCGAAAACATCTTTACATCAGCTAAACAAATTGCTATTTTTGATACTGCTTTTCATCAAACAATGCCTAGAGAAGCTTACCAATATGCAATTGCAAATTCTTATTTAGATGAGCATAAAATTAGAGCTTATGGTTTTCACGGCACAAGTCATAAATACGTTTCTGAAAAAGCAATTGAATATTTAGGTAAAAAGTCTAAAAATTTACTTTCTATTCATTTAGGAAATGGATGTAGTATTACTGCCATTAAAGATGGTAAATGTATTGATACTTCTTTAGGTTTAGGTCCTGCAAATGGATTAATTATGGGAACTCGTTCTGGAGACATAGATCATTCAGTAGTTTTCTTTCTGATGAAAAAATTCAATAAAACTGCAGAAGAAGTAAATAATTTATTACAGAAACAATCTGGAATGAAAGGCTTAACTGGTTTTTCTGATTTAAGAGAAATTTCTGAAAAAGCTGCAAGCGGAAACGAAGATTGCCAAAATGCTTTAAACTTAGCTGCTTACCGAATTAAAAAATATATTGGTGCATATGCAACTATTTTAAATGGGTTAGATGCAATTATTTTTACAGCAGGAATTGGAGAAAACTCGGCAATTATGAGAAAATTAGCCTGTGAAAATTTAGATTTTTTAGGCATAAACTTAGATGAAAAAAAGAATAAGGTTCGCTCTAAAGAAATTAGAGAAATCCAAACAGAATCATCTAAAGTAAAAGTTTTAATTATACCTACTAACGAAGAGATTGAGATTGCAAAACAATCTTACAATTTAATCAAGTAA
- a CDS encoding T9SS type A sorting domain-containing protein encodes MKKITLLLFTFMTTIIVSQNKLTSSLGEYFDNSNWVNNNKSEFIYDSNKNLTAETEFYWDYSNSKWTKSYASFYTYNANNKVTIELSEHYNTNGTLFSQYRTTNAYDSNGKLIEILYEFNGGSLWEIEDKFILEYNTNNELSGAIAYQWNGSNWVFGEDSSKITLSYNSNNKVSISKSDSWDNTKWVDSDRTVYTYDSNDRIIIEDGQSWDGTNWVTDYKSEYTYDSNGNAVTEKESYLDNGVLTEQPVETITFDTSQLMANFSHPYKDKTGIDFIFSANGIVNKILSRSNTNYRTTYNYNEVTASTKDITMVDFDVYPNPATSFLTIDDANFTLKKVELYNVLGKKVLTSSENKINIQNLTSGVYLLKVETEKGIIATKRIVKK; translated from the coding sequence ATGAAAAAAATTACATTACTGCTTTTCACATTTATGACAACCATTATAGTAAGTCAAAACAAACTCACGTCCAGTTTAGGAGAGTACTTTGATAATTCAAATTGGGTAAACAATAACAAATCTGAATTTATTTATGACAGCAATAAAAATCTAACTGCAGAAACTGAGTTTTATTGGGATTATTCTAATTCTAAATGGACAAAGTCTTACGCAAGTTTTTATACTTATAATGCCAATAATAAAGTTACTATTGAGCTTTCTGAACATTATAACACCAATGGCACATTATTTTCACAATATAGAACGACAAATGCTTATGATTCTAATGGGAAATTAATTGAAATTTTATATGAGTTTAATGGTGGTAGCCTTTGGGAAATTGAAGATAAGTTTATTTTAGAGTATAATACAAATAATGAGCTTTCAGGAGCTATAGCATATCAATGGAATGGATCTAATTGGGTATTTGGTGAAGATTCTTCTAAAATAACTTTAAGTTACAATTCAAATAATAAAGTTAGTATTTCTAAGTCTGATAGTTGGGATAATACGAAGTGGGTAGATTCTGATAGAACTGTGTATACTTACGATTCTAATGATAGAATTATAATTGAAGATGGACAATCTTGGGATGGTACTAATTGGGTAACTGACTATAAATCTGAATATACTTATGATAGTAATGGAAATGCAGTTACAGAAAAAGAATCTTATTTAGATAATGGTGTACTAACTGAGCAACCTGTAGAAACCATTACTTTTGATACTAGTCAACTTATGGCTAATTTTTCACATCCTTATAAAGATAAAACCGGTATAGATTTTATATTTTCTGCAAACGGAATTGTAAATAAAATTTTAAGTAGATCAAACACAAATTATAGAACTACTTATAATTATAATGAAGTTACTGCAAGTACTAAAGATATAACAATGGTAGATTTTGATGTATATCCAAATCCGGCAACATCTTTTTTGACTATTGATGATGCTAATTTTACCCTTAAAAAAGTAGAATTGTATAATGTACTTGGTAAAAAAGTATTGACTTCATCAGAAAATAAAATAAATATCCAAAACTTAACTAGTGGAGTATATTTATTAAAAGTTGAAACAGAAAAAGGAATTATTGCTACCAAAAGAATTGTAAAAAAATAA
- a CDS encoding YebC/PmpR family DNA-binding transcriptional regulator, whose amino-acid sequence MGRAFEFRKARKMKRWSAMAKTFTRIGKDIVMAVKEGGPNPDSNSRLRAVIQNAKAANMPKDNVARAIKKATDKDTANYKEVLFEGYAPHGVAILLETATDNNNRTVANVRAAFNKCDGNLGTSGSVVFMFDHTCNFTVKKEDITIDMEELELELIDFEVEEVFDDEEGVIIYAPFEQFGSLQSYFEENNIEILSSGFERIPTTTVKLNEDQKADVEKLLEKLEEDDDVNSVYHSMEE is encoded by the coding sequence ATGGGTAGAGCATTTGAGTTCAGGAAAGCAAGAAAAATGAAACGCTGGTCAGCAATGGCAAAAACTTTTACCAGAATTGGTAAAGACATTGTTATGGCTGTAAAAGAAGGTGGTCCTAACCCAGATTCTAACTCACGTTTAAGAGCTGTTATACAAAATGCAAAGGCAGCAAATATGCCTAAAGATAATGTTGCAAGAGCTATAAAAAAAGCAACAGATAAAGATACTGCAAATTATAAAGAAGTTTTATTTGAAGGTTATGCTCCTCATGGTGTTGCTATTCTTTTAGAAACTGCTACAGATAACAATAATAGAACAGTTGCTAATGTTAGAGCTGCTTTTAATAAATGCGATGGTAACCTTGGTACTTCTGGTTCTGTAGTTTTTATGTTTGATCATACGTGTAACTTTACTGTAAAAAAGGAAGACATTACTATTGATATGGAAGAACTAGAATTAGAACTCATCGATTTTGAAGTTGAAGAGGTTTTTGATGATGAAGAAGGAGTTATCATTTATGCCCCTTTTGAGCAATTTGGTTCATTACAATCTTATTTTGAAGAAAACAATATAGAAATTTTATCTTCTGGTTTCGAAAGAATACCAACTACCACTGTTAAATTAAATGAAGATCAAAAAGCAGATGTAGAAAAATTATTAGAAAAATTAGAAGAAGATGATGATGTAAATTCTGTTTATCATTCTATGGAAGAATAA
- a CDS encoding helix-turn-helix transcriptional regulator produces MKILHKIKSIRFVLIFLNISSVLSQDILIKNEETWYYYDQDYLETDWYKDLNLSNWKTGITPIGYGDRKNNTTIHTEKDKNVRKVTKYFAKKIFIKNTHLAYEFKLLRDDGAVVYVNGKELFRDNMPNSTIGAKTVAISTVKDKDEHKYYQHFFDNSIFKEGENTILVSVHQSYITSSDCIFSLELLGHESLEILSFVVENKNKTTSNLENRIELLNLKFENEKTLSKKENLENVKFSLQILVFILSVLLIISIVVIYFTLQNGKKRIAEINQNLIASKSELLEKEKEMVSLSTNLLHHKQYFKEIKADVKGIKTEDKSLIKSINHQIDYVLENDEDWQILKQHFNAVHENFFDKLLAKHPSITETELRHCMFIKLHLQTKEIARILLIDPRSVQTARYRIKKKMDLNEEIDLRDYLLNI; encoded by the coding sequence ATGAAAATTCTTCATAAAATTAAATCTATTAGGTTTGTTTTAATATTTCTTAATATTTCTTCCGTTTTATCTCAAGACATTCTAATTAAGAACGAAGAAACATGGTATTATTACGATCAAGATTATTTAGAAACTGATTGGTATAAAGATTTAAATTTGTCGAATTGGAAAACTGGTATTACTCCTATTGGTTATGGTGATAGAAAAAATAATACAACTATTCATACAGAAAAAGATAAAAATGTAAGAAAAGTAACTAAATATTTTGCTAAGAAAATTTTTATTAAAAACACACATTTAGCCTATGAGTTTAAATTACTTAGAGATGATGGAGCTGTAGTTTATGTTAATGGTAAAGAATTATTTAGAGATAATATGCCAAACTCTACTATTGGTGCAAAGACTGTAGCAATTAGTACCGTTAAAGATAAAGATGAGCATAAATATTATCAACACTTTTTTGATAACAGTATTTTTAAAGAAGGAGAAAATACAATTTTAGTATCTGTACATCAATCTTATATTACCTCTAGTGATTGCATATTTAGTTTAGAGTTATTAGGTCATGAAAGTTTAGAAATTTTATCTTTTGTAGTGGAGAATAAAAATAAAACAACCTCAAATTTAGAAAATAGAATTGAACTATTAAATTTAAAATTTGAAAACGAAAAAACACTTAGTAAAAAAGAAAATTTAGAAAATGTAAAATTCAGTTTACAGATTTTAGTTTTTATTTTAAGTGTACTTTTAATAATTTCTATAGTAGTTATTTATTTTACTTTGCAAAATGGTAAAAAAAGAATTGCAGAAATAAATCAAAATTTAATTGCTTCAAAGTCAGAGCTTTTAGAGAAAGAGAAAGAAATGGTTTCATTATCTACAAATTTACTGCATCATAAACAATATTTTAAAGAGATTAAAGCTGATGTAAAAGGAATTAAAACAGAAGACAAATCGTTAATTAAAAGTATTAACCATCAAATCGATTATGTTTTAGAGAATGATGAAGATTGGCAAATTTTAAAACAACACTTTAATGCTGTTCATGAAAACTTTTTTGATAAACTATTAGCAAAACATCCTTCGATAACAGAAACAGAATTAAGGCATTGTATGTTTATAAAACTGCATTTACAAACTAAAGAAATTGCAAGAATTTTATTAATAGATCCTAGATCTGTACAAACTGCCAGATATCGAATAAAAAAGAAAATGGATTTAAATGAAGAAATAGATTTAAGAGACTATTTACTTAATATTTAA
- a CDS encoding TIGR00266 family protein produces MNAHEIDYKIFGEEMQFVEIELDPQEGVVAEAGTFMMMDNHIKMNTILGDGSNQDKGILGKIFSAGKRILTGESLFMTVFTNDGVGKKQISFASPYPGKIIPIDLNEFGGKFICQKDAFLCAAKGVSIGIEFSKKLGRGLFGGEGFIMQKMEGDGLGFIHAGGTMAKKVLQPGEVLKVDTGCIVGFTQTVNYDIEFVGGIKNTVFGGEGLFFANLTGPGTVYIQSLPFSRLAGRVLAMAPKTGNGSRGEGSILGGIGDILDGDNKF; encoded by the coding sequence ATGAACGCTCACGAAATTGATTATAAAATTTTCGGTGAAGAAATGCAATTTGTAGAAATAGAATTAGACCCTCAAGAAGGTGTTGTTGCAGAAGCTGGTACTTTTATGATGATGGATAATCATATTAAAATGAATACTATTTTAGGTGATGGATCTAATCAAGATAAAGGAATTTTAGGAAAGATATTTTCTGCTGGTAAACGAATTTTAACAGGAGAAAGTTTGTTTATGACTGTTTTTACGAATGATGGTGTAGGTAAAAAACAAATTTCGTTTGCTTCTCCTTATCCAGGGAAAATTATTCCCATTGATTTAAATGAATTTGGAGGAAAATTTATTTGCCAAAAAGATGCTTTTCTATGTGCAGCAAAAGGAGTTTCTATAGGTATTGAATTTTCTAAAAAACTAGGTAGAGGCTTATTTGGAGGAGAAGGTTTTATCATGCAAAAGATGGAGGGTGATGGATTAGGGTTTATTCATGCAGGAGGTACAATGGCAAAAAAAGTTCTACAACCTGGCGAAGTTTTAAAAGTAGATACAGGTTGTATTGTTGGTTTTACACAAACCGTAAATTATGATATTGAATTTGTTGGCGGAATTAAAAATACCGTTTTTGGAGGAGAAGGTTTGTTTTTTGCAAATTTAACTGGTCCAGGAACTGTTTATATTCAATCTTTACCTTTTAGTAGATTAGCAGGTAGAGTTTTGGCTATGGCACCAAAAACAGGTAACGGAAGTAGAGGAGAAGGCTCTATTTTAGGAGGAATAGGAGATATTTTAGATGGTGATAATAAGTTTTAA
- a CDS encoding DUF4442 domain-containing protein, translated as MKFTPAKVNFFNLIKLPLAFFGGVRVKSITDSEVVVTIKHRWMNQNPFKSMFWAAQGMAAEMPTGILVMKAIYDSKRKVSMLVTHQEANFYKKATGRIVFTCSGGNEIREAIQKSIETGEGQLIVLTSIGRNTEGVEVSNFHFHWSIKVKSEA; from the coding sequence ATGAAATTTACACCTGCAAAAGTCAATTTTTTTAACCTAATAAAGCTGCCTTTAGCATTTTTTGGAGGTGTAAGAGTAAAATCGATTACAGATTCTGAAGTAGTTGTAACTATAAAACATAGATGGATGAATCAAAATCCGTTTAAAAGTATGTTTTGGGCTGCACAAGGTATGGCTGCAGAAATGCCAACAGGTATTTTAGTAATGAAAGCCATTTACGATTCTAAACGAAAAGTATCGATGTTAGTTACACATCAAGAAGCCAATTTTTACAAAAAGGCAACTGGTAGAATTGTATTCACTTGCTCTGGAGGTAATGAGATTAGAGAAGCAATTCAAAAATCTATAGAAACAGGTGAGGGGCAGTTGATTGTTTTAACTTCTATTGGAAGAAACACAGAAGGAGTTGAAGTGTCTAATTTCCATTTTCATTGGAGTATAAAAGTAAAAAGCGAAGCTTAA
- a CDS encoding DUF4870 domain-containing protein: MKKNNENTNAFLIHISAFAGFMFPFGNIITPLIAWQTLKDRSVFLDEQGKEAVNFNISYTLYVFLISIVFIPFAFGSIFNNHRRHFNWNNFNLNLDFDTHNLFGFLGFGSVAGLVYIIGIALVIIASIKAREGENYKYPLTIKFIK; the protein is encoded by the coding sequence ATGAAAAAAAATAACGAAAACACCAATGCCTTTTTAATTCATATATCTGCATTTGCGGGTTTTATGTTTCCTTTTGGTAATATCATTACACCTTTAATTGCTTGGCAAACTCTAAAAGATAGAAGTGTATTTTTAGATGAACAAGGTAAAGAAGCTGTAAACTTTAATATTAGCTATACACTTTATGTATTTCTAATTTCTATAGTATTTATACCTTTTGCCTTCGGATCTATTTTTAACAATCATCGTCGTCATTTTAATTGGAATAATTTTAATCTAAATCTAGATTTTGACACCCATAATTTATTTGGCTTTTTAGGTTTTGGATCTGTTGCAGGTTTGGTATACATTATAGGTATTGCACTGGTAATTATAGCATCGATTAAAGCAAGAGAAGGTGAAAATTACAAATACCCTTTAACAATAAAATTTATAAAATAA
- a CDS encoding PadR family transcriptional regulator, with the protein MKIENTKAQMRKGVLEFCILSILKNGDAYTSEILSTLKSAEMIVVEGTIYPLLTRLKNAGLLTYRWEESTSGPPRKYYVLTENGGMFLKELSKTWNNLVNAVHQVTSKKSTTNE; encoded by the coding sequence ATGAAGATTGAAAACACAAAAGCGCAAATGCGAAAAGGTGTTTTAGAGTTCTGCATTTTATCTATCCTAAAAAATGGTGATGCATATACTTCTGAAATACTTTCTACGCTAAAAAGCGCAGAAATGATTGTGGTTGAAGGTACTATCTATCCACTACTTACTCGCTTAAAAAACGCAGGTTTGTTAACTTATAGATGGGAAGAATCAACTTCTGGACCACCAAGAAAATATTACGTTTTAACCGAAAACGGAGGTATGTTTTTGAAAGAATTAAGCAAAACATGGAATAATTTAGTAAACGCAGTACACCAAGTAACTAGTAAAAAATCGACTACCAATGAATAA
- a CDS encoding PspC domain-containing protein: MNKTININLGGFFFHIDEIAYQKLRRYLESISRSLSDDPQGKNEIIADIEARISELLSEKITDARQVVNEGDIDDIIKIMGQPEDYADAEQEYSDSSYSYKRNSASGKKLFRDGDDKFLGGVASGIAHYFDIDTIWIRLGLLALFFGAGFGVLLYIILWILLPEAKTTSEKLQMEGEPVNIDNIEKKIREEFSNVSDKVSVVAKEASEKIKDGANEFSDKMSKTFSGKTKKNNGASDFLDTIGKIILTIFKVIGKFIGILIIFISAAVILSLIVGGFSLGSLEWLNVDANLQYPPFFYDSVIPTWALTLCSFLLIGIPFLLLFILGLRILSSNVRKLSKPTSLTLSGIWIVCLLVIIFTGIEFGTSHSVDGQSSEKKSLNIIKNDTLNLKIINDDEIYYRHNLRSNSYREEVYVDNKKMVYSNNVNVDVKKSNSDESYMIILKKSQGKNRGNASHNAKIVSYNYKIEGNTVILDAYYLSSFKNIWKDEEIEITIYLPEDVTIYFDNSTKNFLDDVKNEGDIKDRDMANQHFIMTDRTLKCTDCEIEFDDEENTESELKETF; encoded by the coding sequence ATGAATAAGACAATAAATATAAATTTAGGCGGATTTTTCTTCCATATAGATGAAATTGCCTATCAGAAATTACGAAGATATCTAGAATCGATTTCTAGATCTTTAAGTGATGATCCGCAAGGAAAAAACGAAATTATTGCAGATATAGAAGCTAGAATTAGTGAGCTTTTATCAGAAAAAATAACAGATGCAAGACAAGTTGTTAATGAAGGTGATATAGATGATATCATTAAAATTATGGGACAACCAGAAGATTATGCAGATGCTGAACAAGAATATAGCGATTCTAGCTATTCTTATAAAAGAAATAGCGCATCTGGTAAAAAATTATTCAGAGATGGTGATGATAAGTTTCTTGGAGGTGTTGCCTCTGGTATTGCTCATTATTTTGATATTGATACCATTTGGATTCGTTTAGGATTATTAGCTTTATTCTTTGGTGCTGGTTTTGGAGTGTTACTTTACATTATACTTTGGATTTTACTACCTGAAGCAAAAACAACTTCAGAAAAATTACAAATGGAAGGCGAACCTGTAAATATCGATAATATTGAAAAAAAGATTCGTGAAGAGTTTAGTAATGTATCAGACAAGGTAAGTGTGGTTGCCAAAGAAGCATCAGAAAAAATAAAAGATGGTGCTAATGAATTTTCTGATAAAATGAGTAAAACTTTTTCGGGAAAGACCAAAAAAAATAACGGAGCAAGTGATTTTTTAGATACTATTGGTAAAATTATTTTAACCATTTTTAAGGTTATTGGTAAGTTTATTGGTATCCTAATTATCTTTATTTCTGCTGCTGTTATTTTATCTCTAATTGTTGGAGGGTTTTCTTTAGGTAGTTTAGAATGGTTAAATGTTGATGCTAATTTACAGTATCCACCATTTTTCTACGATTCTGTAATACCAACCTGGGCGCTTACTTTATGTAGCTTTTTACTAATAGGTATTCCATTTTTACTATTGTTTATTTTAGGTTTAAGAATCTTATCTAGCAATGTAAGAAAGCTAAGTAAACCAACATCTTTAACACTTTCTGGAATTTGGATTGTTTGTTTATTAGTCATCATATTTACAGGGATTGAGTTTGGTACATCTCATTCAGTTGATGGTCAATCATCAGAAAAAAAGAGTTTAAATATTATTAAAAATGACACTTTAAATTTAAAAATAATCAATGATGATGAGATTTATTATAGACATAATCTAAGGTCAAATTCTTATAGAGAAGAAGTTTATGTTGATAATAAAAAGATGGTTTACAGTAATAATGTAAATGTTGATGTTAAAAAGAGTAATTCTGATGAGAGCTATATGATTATCTTAAAAAAATCTCAAGGTAAAAATAGAGGTAATGCTAGTCATAATGCAAAAATAGTAAGTTACAATTATAAAATTGAAGGTAACACAGTAATTTTAGATGCTTATTATTTGTCTTCCTTTAAAAATATTTGGAAGGATGAAGAAATAGAAATCACCATTTATTTACCTGAAGATGTAACTATTTATTTTGATAATTCTACCAAAAACTTTTTAGATGATGTTAAAAATGAAGGTGATATTAAAGATAGAGATATGGCGAACCAACACTTTATAATGACAGATAGAACTTTAAAATGTACAGATTGCGAGATTGAGTTTGATGATGAAGAAAATACTGAATCTGAATTAAAAGAAACTTTTTAA
- a CDS encoding head GIN domain-containing protein: MKTSTKSFFAILFLATLLSSCNVNMFNRINGNRNVVTEDRSLKEDFTKIKVSTGLDLYISQGKSTEITVEADENLQDIIITEINNGVLKIYSEKNIWKAKARKVYVTVTTLEGVTATSGSDVYTEETIKVNNISVSATSGADIRMALDANSVSSSATSGSDVEISGITNQHSASATSGASIDAYDLESKNVTVKVTSGADINVYASESIDAKATSGGDIDFKGSPKQVNKKSSSGGSISAK; the protein is encoded by the coding sequence ATGAAAACATCAACCAAATCATTTTTCGCAATCTTATTTTTAGCAACATTATTAAGTTCTTGTAATGTTAATATGTTCAATAGAATTAACGGAAACAGAAACGTAGTAACTGAAGACAGAAGTTTAAAAGAAGATTTTACTAAAATAAAAGTAAGCACTGGTTTAGACTTATATATTTCTCAAGGAAAATCAACAGAGATTACTGTAGAAGCAGATGAAAATTTGCAAGACATTATTATTACAGAAATTAATAATGGAGTTTTAAAAATTTATTCAGAAAAGAATATTTGGAAAGCAAAAGCAAGAAAAGTATATGTTACTGTTACCACTTTAGAGGGTGTTACTGCAACAAGTGGTTCTGACGTATATACCGAAGAAACTATTAAAGTAAACAACATTTCTGTTAGCGCAACAAGTGGTGCAGATATTAGAATGGCTTTAGATGCAAATTCAGTTTCTAGTAGTGCAACAAGTGGTTCTGATGTAGAAATATCTGGTATTACAAACCAACATTCTGCAAGTGCAACAAGTGGTGCTTCTATAGATGCTTACGATTTAGAAAGTAAAAACGTAACTGTAAAAGTTACAAGTGGTGCAGATATTAATGTTTATGCGTCAGAAAGTATCGATGCTAAAGCTACAAGTGGTGGAGATATCGACTTTAAAGGAAGCCCAAAACAAGTGAATAAAAAATCGTCTTCTGGTGGAAGTATTTCTGCTAAGTAG
- a CDS encoding nuclear transport factor 2 family protein yields the protein MNSFIEAFRDSFIIKVFIAIIMFLHSFFTSAQIEEIPEYKIVNTKLYSEIVKMDSIYFTAYNKCDIKTQASIYNENIEFFHDKGGLATDKKQLLKSIEENICNKVTRTLIKGSLEVYPIHNYGAIEIGYHKFYNEEEPNAKSVPSKFIVTWKKENENWTITKVISLH from the coding sequence ATGAATTCATTTATCGAAGCTTTTAGAGATTCTTTTATCATAAAAGTATTTATTGCCATTATTATGTTCTTACATAGCTTTTTTACATCTGCTCAAATAGAAGAAATTCCTGAATATAAAATTGTAAATACTAAGTTATACAGCGAAATTGTAAAAATGGATAGCATTTATTTTACAGCTTATAATAAGTGCGATATAAAAACTCAAGCTTCTATTTATAACGAAAACATTGAATTCTTTCACGATAAAGGAGGTTTAGCTACAGATAAAAAACAACTTTTAAAATCTATTGAAGAAAATATCTGCAATAAAGTTACAAGAACATTAATTAAAGGTAGTCTAGAAGTTTATCCTATACATAATTATGGTGCTATCGAAATTGGGTATCATAAATTTTATAATGAGGAAGAACCAAATGCAAAATCGGTTCCCAGTAAATTTATTGTTACTTGGAAAAAAGAAAATGAAAATTGGACAATTACTAAAGTAATTAGCCTTCATTAA
- a CDS encoding helix-turn-helix transcriptional regulator encodes MEIIDKFNALVDEHFIEEHHISFYEKKLDLKPKYLSKLSKKYNSPPPCQVLLQKQITHCQDLLKNTNKNIKEIALEMNFKDEFYFSRIFKNKTGITPTAYRLAK; translated from the coding sequence ATGGAGATTATAGATAAATTTAATGCCTTAGTTGATGAACATTTTATAGAAGAACATCACATTTCATTTTATGAAAAGAAACTAGATTTAAAACCTAAATATTTAAGTAAATTATCTAAAAAATACAACTCTCCTCCTCCTTGTCAAGTATTGCTTCAAAAACAAATTACACATTGCCAAGATCTATTAAAAAACACCAATAAAAACATTAAAGAAATTGCTTTAGAAATGAACTTTAAAGATGAGTTTTATTTTAGTAGAATCTTTAAAAACAAAACAGGAATAACGCCTACAGCATATAGGCTTGCCAAATAG
- a CDS encoding carboxymuconolactone decarboxylase family protein, whose protein sequence is MKEFIKHTIESAPEASKKNLEYGQKKYGMLPNLFRYMAGAPAALDAYINLSKIFNDTSFSVGEQHVIMLAVSVVNNCDYCTAAHSRAAKANGISSTIINAVRKGKEVPDARLAALVAISQKITETRGHIEGEDLSTFYSQGFSPENVMELIVGISIKTISNYINHITENIINDELKPFAVGKEIED, encoded by the coding sequence ATGAAAGAATTTATAAAACATACTATTGAAAGTGCACCAGAAGCATCAAAAAAAAACCTAGAATATGGGCAAAAAAAATACGGAATGTTGCCTAATCTTTTTAGATATATGGCTGGAGCTCCAGCTGCATTAGATGCTTATATTAATTTATCTAAAATATTTAATGATACTAGTTTTTCTGTTGGTGAACAACACGTAATTATGTTGGCTGTAAGTGTTGTAAATAACTGCGATTACTGCACAGCTGCACATTCTAGAGCTGCAAAAGCAAACGGAATTTCATCTACAATAATAAATGCAGTTCGCAAAGGAAAAGAAGTGCCAGATGCAAGATTAGCAGCTTTGGTTGCTATTTCTCAAAAAATAACAGAAACTCGTGGTCATATAGAAGGTGAAGATTTAAGTACTTTTTATAGCCAAGGTTTTTCACCAGAAAATGTTATGGAATTAATTGTAGGTATTTCTATAAAAACAATAAGTAATTACATTAATCATATTACAGAAAATATTATTAATGATGAGCTAAAACCTTTTGCTGTTGGTAAAGAAATTGAAGACTAA